The region TGGTAAATCCGATCACGCTCTTTTCAAGGTGAGGGTCCTGTGACCGCTGTCAGTCTCGGTATGCCGGCCGTACCGCCGCCGCCGCTCGCACCCCGGCGGACCAGTCGCCAGATCATGGTCGGTTCCGTGCCGGTCGGTGGCGGCGCCCCGGTCTCGGTGCAGTCGATGACCACCACCCTGACCTCCGACGTGAACGCCACGCTCCAGCAGATCGCCGAGCTGACCGCGTCCGGCTGCCAGATCGTTCGGGTCGCCGTGCCGTCCCAGGACGACGTGGAGGCGCTGCCGGCGATCGCCAAGAAGTCCCAGATCCCGGTGATCGCGGACATCCACTTCCAGCCGAAGTACGTCTTCGCCGCGATCGACGCGGGCTGCGCGGCGGTCCGGGTGAATCCGGGCAACATCCGGCAGTTCGACGACAAGGTGGCCGAGATCGCCCGCGCCGCCCAGGCGGCCAGGGTGCCGATCCGGATCGGTGTGAACGCCGGCTCGCTGGACAAGCGGCTGCTCGCCAAGTACGGCAAGGCCACCGCCGAGGCGCTGGTCGAGTCGGCGCTGTGGGAGTGCTCGCTGTTCGAGGAGCACGGCTTCCGGGACATCAAGATCTCGGTCAAGCACAACGACCCGGTGGTGATGATCCGCGCGTACCGGCAGCTCGCCGAGCAGTGTGACTACCCGCTGCACCTGGGCGTGACCGAGGCGGGCCCGGCGTTCCAGGGCACCATCAAGTCGGCGGTCGCGTTCGGTGCGCTGCTGGCCGAGGGGATCGGCGACACGATCCGGGTGTCGCTGTCGGCGCCGCCGGTCGAGGAGATCAAGGTCGGCAACCAGATCCTGGAGTCACTGGGTCTGCGCGAGCGGGGCCTGGAGATCGTGTCGTGTCCGTCCTGTGGCCGGGCCCAGGTCGACGTCTACAAGCTGGCCGAGGAGGTCACCGCCGGTCTCGAAGGGCTGCCGGTGCCGCTGCGGGTGGCCGTGATGGGCTGCGTGGTCAACGGACCGGGCGAGGCGCGGGAGGCCGACCTCGGCGTCGCGTCGGGCAACGGCAAGGGCCAGATCTTCGTACGCGGTCAGATCATCAAGACGGTGCCCGAGGGGCAGATCGTCGAGACGCTGATCGAAGAGGCGCTGCGGTTGGCGGACGAGATGGGTGCGGAGTTGCCCGAAGAGCTGCGGGACATGATCACCGGTCCTACCGTCACGGTGCATTAGTCGGGGGGTTTTCGCGGCGGCGTCCCCACTCAGGGGCGTCAGGCTTGATCCCCGTCGTGGGGACGCCGCCGCGAAAACCTTTGTACGTATGCGAAAGGGCATCCCCTCGGGTGGGGGATGCCCTTTCTGCTGCGTGGGTGTGGGGTGGTCCTCACTCGGATTCGGCGAGGATGGCGTAGAGCTTGCGGCGGGTCTCTTCGAGCACCTGGGCGGCGCGTTCGCGCTGGTCGTCGGTGCCGTTGAGCATGACCTGGCGGAGGGCGTTCATCGCCTGGAAGCCGGCGTCGCGGATCTCGTGCCAGCTGTTGATCGTGTCGGGGGCGAACTCCTCCCAGGGCGGCGTCTGTGCCGCCTCGGTCGCCTCGGGCTGACCGGCCTCGGTGAGGCTGAAGCGTTTGCGCCCGCCGCCCGCCTCGGCCGCGGCGGCGACGATCAGGCCCTCGTCCTCCAGTAGTTGCAGGGTGGGGTAGATCGAACCGGGGCTCGGCCGCCAGGCACCGCCGGTGCGCTGGTCGAGCTCCTGGATCATCTCGTAGCCGTGCATCGGGCGCTCGGTGAGCAGGGCCAGTACGGCGCCGCGCACGTTCGGCCGGCGTCCCCGGCCGCGACCCCGTCCCCGGCCGTGACCCGGGTGGCCGCCGCCGGGGGAGAACGGCGGGAAGCCGAAGCCGCCGCGCATCCGGGACTCCTCGTGCATCGCCTGGAACCTTCGGTGGAAACTCATGTAACTCCTCCTGTGACTATCGCTGATGTGTCGACGATATATCGCCAACGCATCGGCTGCAACCCTCGGTGCGACTCGGCGTGGACGTCGTGACGTCCCGTCGGCCACTCATCTGGCACGCTGGTAGGCGTGCTGATGGTTCCGGTGCGGCAACTCGGCGAGGCCGAGCGGGGCGCGGTCGAACGGCTACTCGATCTCGACCCGTACGCGGCTGCCCAGGTGGCCGAGCGGATAGCCGCGCACGGGCTGTCCTGGTGGCGGGCGGACGGGCGGGTCTACGGCTACGGCGCCGGGCGCGAGGTCGAGTCGCTCTGCTGGGTCGGCGGCCAGCTCACGCCGGTACGCGCCACCCCGTCCGCGATCACCGCGTTCGCCGAACTGCTCGCCGCCGAGGACCGGTTCTGTTCCTCGATCGTCGGGCGGGCCGACGAGGTGCTCGGCCTCTGGGAGCAGCTCTCCGCGCACTGGGGCCCGGCCCGGGACGTACGGCCGAACCAGCCGTTGCTGGCGACCGGGGCGGCACCGGCGATCGCGGCCGACCCCGACGTGCGTCCGGTCCGCCCGGCCGAGGTCGACCTGCTCTTCCCGGCCGCGGTGGCGATGTACACCGAGGAGGTGGGCGTGTCGCCGCTGGTCGAGGACGGTGGGCGCAGCTACCGCCGCCGGGTGGCCGACCTGGTCCGGGCGCGCCGCGCGTACGCCCGGTTTGTCGACGGCCAGGTGGTCTTCAAGGCCGAACTCGCGGTCGTCACCCGGCGCACCGCGCAGATCCAGGGGGTCTGGGTCGCGCCGGGCTGGCGCGGCCGGGGGATCGCCGCGGCCGCCATGGCGGCGGTGGTCGCCGACGCGCTGACCCGGGTCGCGCCAACGGTCTCGCTCTACGTCAACGACTACAACGTGCCGGCCCGGCGGGTCTACGACCGCTGCGGCTTCCGGCCGGTCGGTACGTTCGCCACCATCCTGTTCTGAGCGTTCGATCCGGGTCCCGCCGGACCGGGTCGGGCATAGCCGGATCCTTGCCGTCACCGCGCACCGATGCTGGCAAAGCAGCTCCAAAGACCGCTTACTTCCGCCAAGCTGACAACCAGGGCAAATGTGAATCCGCTGCGGCGATGTCCACGGTAGCGGGGTCGGCTAAGCCAGGAGGTAGACGTGTCAACGAGATCTCGCGCCGCCGTGCGCGTCACCAGCGCGCTGCTCGTGGCCGGGCTCGCCGCCGCGGCTGCCGGCTGCGGGGGGAACGACGACAACGGCGGCGGCAGCGGCACGACCTCCAGCAACGTCAAGGTCGCCGACGGCTTCAAGATCGGACTGCTGCTGCCCGAGTCCAAGACCACCCGGTACGAGACCTTCGACCGCCCGCTGATCCAGGCCAAACTCGCTGAGCTGTGTCCGAAGTGTGAGGTCCTTTACCAGAACGCCGACCAGGATCCGGCCAAGCAGCAGTCGCAGGCCGAGGCGATGCTCACCCAGGGGATCAAGGTGATGATCCTCGACGCGGTCGACGCCAAGGCCGCCGGCGCGATCGTCAACAATGCCCAGTCACAGAAGGTGCCGGTGGTCGCGTACGACCGGCTCGCCTCCGGCCCGGTCAGCTTCTACGTCTCGTACGACAACCGTCGGGTGGGCATGGTGCAGGGGCAGGCGCTGCTGGACCAGTTGAGCGCGAACGGGCAGAACCCGAAACGCGGCGACATCGTGATGATCAACGGCTCGCCGACCGACCCGAACGCGGCCGACTTCAAGGCCGGCGCCCACTCCGTACTGGACGGGAAGGTCAACATCGGCAACGAGTTCGACACCCCGGACTGGTCCCCGGACCGGGCCCAGCAGGAGATGGACCAGGCGATCACCGCCATCGGACGGGACCGGGTGATCGGGGTCTACGCCGCGAACGACGGGATGGCCGGTGGCGCGATCGCCTCGATGAAGGGCGCCGGCTTCGGTACGCCGCTGCCCCCGGTCACCGGGCAGGACGCCGAACTCGCCGGGGTCCAGCGGATCGTCTCCGGCGACCAGTTCATGACGGTCTTCAAGTCCATCAAGCCCGAGGCGGACATCGCCGCGCAGATGGCCGTCGACGCGGCGACCGGGCAGGACTTCACCGCACAGTCGACCATCATGCGCAACAACGGGACCAAGGACGTCGCTTCGGTGCTGCTGGAGCCGGTGGCCGTGACCAAGGGAAACATCAAGGACACGGTGATCAAGGACGGCTTCTACACCGCCGCGCAGATCTGTGCCGGCGCGTTCGCCGCACCGTGTACCTCCGCGGGCATCTCCTGACCCGGCACCGGCATTTCCTGATCCTTCTGCCGGGCGGGTCGTGATCTGAAACGGGGGTGGGCGCGGTGGCCGACACACCGGTGCTCGCATTGTCGGGCATCTCCAAACGGTTCGGCGCGGTCGAGGCGCTCGCCGACGTCTCGCTGGAGGTCTACCCCGGCGAGGTGGTCGCGCTGGTCGGCGACAACGGCGCGGGCAAGTCAACCCTGATCAAGGTGATCGCCGGGGTGAACCCGGCCGACAGCGGCGAGATCCGCTGGCAGGGGCGACCGGCCCAGATCGGCAAACCGAGCGACGCCACCGGGCTGGGCATCGCCACCGTCTATCAGGACCTCGCCCTCTGCGACAACCTCGACGTGGTGGCCAACCTCTTCCTCGGCCGGGAACTGACCCGCAGCTTCGTGATCGACGAGATCGGGATGGAGCGCCGGGCGCGGGAACTGCTGATCAGCCTCTCGGTGAAGATCCCGTCCGTACGGTTGCCGGCCGCCGGTCTCTCCGGCGGACAGCGGCAGTCGGTGGCCATCGCCCGGTCGCTGCTCGGCGAGCCGAAACTGGTACTGCTCGACGAGCCCACCGCCGCCCTCGGCGTCGCGCAGACCGCCGAGGTGCTGGACCTGATCGAACGACTCCGGCAGCGGGGTCTCGGCGTCCTGCTGATCAGCCACAACCTCGCCGACGTCAAGGCGGTCGCCGACCGGGTCGCGGTGCTGCGGCTCGGCCGCAACGCCGGCGTGTTCGACCAGCGGCGGACCAGCCAGGAGGAGATCGTCCAGGCGATCACCGGGGCGCTGGACAACGCGGTGACCCGGCGCCGGGCCCGTTCGGCCGAGAGCGGCGGCGGTGGCCTGGCCGGTCCGGCCACCTCCGGCGACCCGGCCGGCCCCGCCGCCGGTCCGGCCGCCGGTCCCGGCGGCCCGTCGGGCGGCCCGGTCGTCGGCGGCCCCGCCGGTGGCCCGGTGCCCGACTCCCCGCCGGGCCGTTCGGCCGGCGGCGACCCGGCCGGTGGTCCGGCTTCCGGCGGTACGGCCGGTGGTGCCCACTCCCCGGACCCGGAGGAGCGGACGTGACACGGCGGGAGGTCTCGGCATGAGTACGGCGACCACGAGCCCGGAGCCGCCCGCCGGTGACGGCCTGCAACACCCGGCCGACCGGGGCGCCAGCGGCCCGGTGGACGCGCTCCGGCGGCGGTTACGCGGCGGCGAACTGGGCGCCTGGCCGGTTGTCATCGGCCTGATCATCATCTGGGCGGTCTTCCAGTCGCTCAACGACGCCTTCCTCAGCCCGCAGAACCTGACCAACCTCGCCCTTCAGATCGCCGCCACCGGCACTATCAGCGTCGGCATCGTGCTGGTCCTGCTGCTCGGCGAGATCGACCTGTCGGTCGGCTCGGTGGCCGGGGTGGCCGCCGCGCTGCTGGCCGTACTGAGTGTGCGCAACGGGTGGGGCGGCGTGGCCGCGATGGTCGTCGCGATCATCTTCGGCATCGCGATCGGCATCTTCCAGGGCAGCATCTTCGCCCGGCTCGGGGTGCCCGCGTTCATCGTCACCCTGTCCGGGAACATCGGCTGGCAGGGACTCCAGCTCTACCTGCTCAGCCCGGAGGGGACGATCAACCTCCCGTACACCGGGTTCATCGGCGGGCTGACCCACACCAACCTGGACAGCGTCTCCGGGTGGGTGATCGGTGCCGTCGCGCTGGTCGTGTACGCCCTGGCGGTGCTGGTGGACAGCCGCCGCCGGGCCGCGGCCGGGTTGCCGAGCCGGAGCCTGCTCGGCTCGCTGCTGCGGGTGCTGGGGCTGGGCGTACTGATCTTCGCCGCGGTGGGGGTGCTGAACGCCTGGCAGGGCGTACCGGTGGCGTTGTTGATTTTTGTCGGGTTGGTGATCATCGTTGACCTGGTGTTGCGCCGGACCCGCTACGGCCGGAACATCTTCGCCGTCGGCGGCAACGTCGAGGCCGCCCGCCGGGCCGGCATCAACGTCTCGCTGATCCGGATCTCGGTGTTCGCGCTCGCCTCCGCCTTCGCCGCCTTCGGCGGGGTGCTGACCGCGTCGCGCGGATTCGCCGCCGGCCAGTCCACCGGCGCTGCCGACACCCTGCTGATCGCCATCGCCGCCGCCGTCATCGGCGGGGTGAGCCTCTTCGGCGGCCGGGGATCGACCTACGGCGCGCTGCTCGGCAGCCTGGTGCTCGGGTCGATCACCTCGGGCATGTTCCTGCTCCAGCTCAACTCGTCGGTACGCTTCATGATCACCGCCGGGGTGCTGCTCGCCGCGGTCATCCTCGACTCGCTGTCCCGGCGCGGTCGGCGCACCACCGGCCGGGGCTGAACCGCCCGACCCGCTGTCGGCACAACCTGCTGCCTACTCCCAGGCGCGCAGGTACTGCGCGGGCCGGTCCGGGTCGGCGCCCAACCGGGCCGCCGCCCGCTGCGGCCAGTACGGGTCCCGCAGCAGCTCCCGACCGAGCAGGACCAGATCGGCCTGCCCACCGGCGACGATCTCCTCGGCCTGCTCCGGTTCGGTGATCAGCCCGACCGCTCCGGTCGGCACCCCGGCCTCCCGGCGGATCCGGGCCGCCAGCGGCACCTGGTAACCGGGCCCGACCGGAACCGCCGCGCTGGGCACCACCCCGCCCGACGAACAGTCGACCAGGTCCACCCCGGCGGCGGCCAGCTCGGTGGCGAGCAGCACGCTGTCCGCCACCGACCAGCCATCGGACACCCAGTCGGTGGCGGAGATCCGGGCCAGCACCGGCACCCGCGGGCCGACCGCCGCCCGTACCGCGCGGGCCACCTCCAGCGGCAGCCGCATCCGGTTGGCCAGGTCGCCGCCGTAGGAGTCGGTGCGCTGGTTGGACAGCGGGGAGAGGAACTCGTGCAGCAGGTAACCGTGCGCGGCGTGCAGCTCGACCGCTTCGAACCCGGCCGCCACCGCTCGGGCAGAGGCCGCCGCGAACGCGTCGACCACTACGGCGATGCCATCGGCGTCCAGCGCCGTCGGGATCCGGTACGCCGGCGCGAACGCCTCCGTGCCGGGGCCGACCGGCGTCCAGCCGCCCTCCGCGTCCGGCACCCCGCCCCGCCGCTCCGACCAGGGCCGGTAGGTCGACGCCTTGAAGCCGGCGTGCGCGAGCTGGACCGCCGGCACCGCGCCCTGCCCGGCGACGAACGCCGTGATCGGCCGCCAGGCGTCGACGTGGGCGTCCGACCAGAGCCCGGTGTCCTGCGGGCTGATCCGCCCCTGCGGCAGCACCGCGGTCGCCTCGGTGAGCACCAGCCCGGCGCCGCCGACCGCGCGGGCGCCGAGATGGATCCGGTGCCAGTCGGTGGGCAGCCCGTCCGGACCGGCCGAATACTGGCACATCGGAGCCATCGCCACCCGGTTGGGCAGGGTCACCCCGCGCAGCCGCAGCGGTGTGAACAGGGCGCTCGGCGAGCCCGCCGGGGCGGCACCGGTGACGAGGTCGGGGGCGGTGGAACCGGGTGCCATCGGCGGTCCTCTCGAAGGTGGCGCGTTGGCGGACGACGGTGTGGCGGTCACGATCGGGCCGGGTCAGGACCCGCCCCGGTCCCGGGCGGCGGAACCGACCGGACGCCTGGTTGACATATCACCCCGATCGAAGCCCGCTGTCAACGCGCTGCCGATCGCCCAGAGCGCGATGACGAGCAGCAACGCCCGTTCGACCGAGCCGACCAGCGCGCCCCGGCCGACGGTGAGCATGGCCAGCCCGATCGTCGCCGACAGCGGCAGCGCCAACGAGGCGCCGACCAGACCGAGCCGGCGCAGCACCGGCTCGCCAATGTCCGACCAGGCGACAACCAGCATGGCGAAGACGACGCAGGCGACCGCGAGGATGCTGCCGCTGCCGTGCACCAGGTCCGGGGTGGTGGTCGGCTCGAACGGCGGCAGCGGACAACCGGCGGTGCAGGAGACCGAGGCGGACAACCCGGTGCCGGCCGCGCCGACGGCCAGCAGCAGGGCCGCCGGCCGCAGCGTCGGGGGCACGGCCGCGGCGAGCAGGAACAGGCCGATCGCCACCGAGAAAATCCCGATCCGGTACGCGGTCGCGTACCCGCTGGAGCCGACACCGGCCTCGCTGACGTACCCGGTCAGCGGGGAGGTCGGACCGGCCACCACGGCGAGGGTCACGACGACCACTCCGGTCAGCAGGCAGGCGGCGGCGCCGCGAGCGACCAGGGTCCGGCGCATGGGGACAAACTATCTTGCCCGCTCCGGCGGGGTCGGACCTGACCCGTACTGGCTATGCTGCCGAGCGTGACAGCGGCATACCTCGTCTCCGGCGTCCGTACCCCGATCGGCCGGTACGCCGGCGCGCTGGCCGGCGTACGTCCGGACGACCTCGCGGCGCACGTGATCCGGGAACTGGTGGCCCGCCACCGGACGGTCGACTGGGCGGCCGTCGACGACGTGGTGCTCGGCTGCGCCAACCAGGCCGGCGAGGACAACCGCAACGTGGCCCGGATGGCGACCCTGCTGGCCGGGCTGCCCGACGCCGTACCGGGAACCACCGTCAACCGGCTGTGCGGCTCCGGGCTGGACGCGGTCGGCATCGCCGCCCGCGCGATCATCGCCGGTCAGGCCGACCTGGTGGTGGCCGGTGGCGTGGAGAGCATGAGCCGGGCGCCGTTCGTCATGCCGAAGGCGACCACCCCCTTCTCCCGCGCGGCGGAGATCTACGACACCACCCTCGGCTGGCGGTTCGTCAACCCGCTGATGCAACGCGGCTGGGGCACCGACGCCATGCCGGAGACGGCGGAGAACGTCGCCGCCGAGTACGGCGTCGACCGGGCCGCCCAGGACGCGTTCGCGTACCGCTCCCAGCAGCGGGCCGCCCGCGCCCAGACCAGCGGCCGGCTGGCCGAGGAGATAGTGCCGATCGAGGTGCCGGCCGGCCGCCGGGAGACCAGGACGGTCGCGCTCGACGAGCACCCGAGGGAGACCTCGATCGAGCGGCTGGCCGCGTTGCCGACCCCGTTCCGCGACGGCGGCACCGTGACCGCCGGCAACTCCTCCGGGGTCAACGACGGCGCCGCCGCCGTGCTGGTCGCCAGCGCCGAGGCGGTACGGCGGTACGGGCTCACGCCGCTGGCTCGGATCACCGGCTCGGCCGCCGCCGGCGTCCCGCCGAGGGTGATGGGCATGGGCCCGGTGCCGGCGACCAACCGCCTACTCGACCGGCTCGGCATCGGCATCGGCGACATCGACCTGGTGGAGCTGAACGAGGCGTTCGCCGCCCAGGCGGTCGCCGTCCTGCGCGAGCTGGGCCTGCCGGAGGACGCCGAACACGTCAACCCGAACGGCGGCGCCATCGCGCTGGGGCACCCGCTCGGCGCCAGCGGTGCCCGACTGGCGCTGACGGCGGCACTCGAACTGAACCACCGGGGAGCGCGGCGGGCGCTGTGCACCATGTGCATCGGGGTCGGCCAGGGCATCGCGCTGATGCTGGAGTCCATCGACTAGTTCCGCACCGCCGTCGACGGGTCCGCGATGCGGGCG is a window of Micromonospora sp. NBC_01699 DNA encoding:
- the ispG gene encoding flavodoxin-dependent (E)-4-hydroxy-3-methylbut-2-enyl-diphosphate synthase codes for the protein MTAVSLGMPAVPPPPLAPRRTSRQIMVGSVPVGGGAPVSVQSMTTTLTSDVNATLQQIAELTASGCQIVRVAVPSQDDVEALPAIAKKSQIPVIADIHFQPKYVFAAIDAGCAAVRVNPGNIRQFDDKVAEIARAAQAARVPIRIGVNAGSLDKRLLAKYGKATAEALVESALWECSLFEEHGFRDIKISVKHNDPVVMIRAYRQLAEQCDYPLHLGVTEAGPAFQGTIKSAVAFGALLAEGIGDTIRVSLSAPPVEEIKVGNQILESLGLRERGLEIVSCPSCGRAQVDVYKLAEEVTAGLEGLPVPLRVAVMGCVVNGPGEAREADLGVASGNGKGQIFVRGQIIKTVPEGQIVETLIEEALRLADEMGAELPEELRDMITGPTVTVH
- a CDS encoding PadR family transcriptional regulator codes for the protein MSFHRRFQAMHEESRMRGGFGFPPFSPGGGHPGHGRGRGRGRGRRPNVRGAVLALLTERPMHGYEMIQELDQRTGGAWRPSPGSIYPTLQLLEDEGLIVAAAAEAGGGRKRFSLTEAGQPEATEAAQTPPWEEFAPDTINSWHEIRDAGFQAMNALRQVMLNGTDDQRERAAQVLEETRRKLYAILAESE
- a CDS encoding GNAT family N-acetyltransferase; translated protein: MLMVPVRQLGEAERGAVERLLDLDPYAAAQVAERIAAHGLSWWRADGRVYGYGAGREVESLCWVGGQLTPVRATPSAITAFAELLAAEDRFCSSIVGRADEVLGLWEQLSAHWGPARDVRPNQPLLATGAAPAIAADPDVRPVRPAEVDLLFPAAVAMYTEEVGVSPLVEDGGRSYRRRVADLVRARRAYARFVDGQVVFKAELAVVTRRTAQIQGVWVAPGWRGRGIAAAAMAAVVADALTRVAPTVSLYVNDYNVPARRVYDRCGFRPVGTFATILF
- a CDS encoding sugar ABC transporter substrate-binding protein — translated: MSTRSRAAVRVTSALLVAGLAAAAAGCGGNDDNGGGSGTTSSNVKVADGFKIGLLLPESKTTRYETFDRPLIQAKLAELCPKCEVLYQNADQDPAKQQSQAEAMLTQGIKVMILDAVDAKAAGAIVNNAQSQKVPVVAYDRLASGPVSFYVSYDNRRVGMVQGQALLDQLSANGQNPKRGDIVMINGSPTDPNAADFKAGAHSVLDGKVNIGNEFDTPDWSPDRAQQEMDQAITAIGRDRVIGVYAANDGMAGGAIASMKGAGFGTPLPPVTGQDAELAGVQRIVSGDQFMTVFKSIKPEADIAAQMAVDAATGQDFTAQSTIMRNNGTKDVASVLLEPVAVTKGNIKDTVIKDGFYTAAQICAGAFAAPCTSAGIS
- a CDS encoding sugar ABC transporter permease, yielding MSTATTSPEPPAGDGLQHPADRGASGPVDALRRRLRGGELGAWPVVIGLIIIWAVFQSLNDAFLSPQNLTNLALQIAATGTISVGIVLVLLLGEIDLSVGSVAGVAAALLAVLSVRNGWGGVAAMVVAIIFGIAIGIFQGSIFARLGVPAFIVTLSGNIGWQGLQLYLLSPEGTINLPYTGFIGGLTHTNLDSVSGWVIGAVALVVYALAVLVDSRRRAAAGLPSRSLLGSLLRVLGLGVLIFAAVGVLNAWQGVPVALLIFVGLVIIVDLVLRRTRYGRNIFAVGGNVEAARRAGINVSLIRISVFALASAFAAFGGVLTASRGFAAGQSTGAADTLLIAIAAAVIGGVSLFGGRGSTYGALLGSLVLGSITSGMFLLQLNSSVRFMITAGVLLAAVILDSLSRRGRRTTGRG
- a CDS encoding NADH:flavin oxidoreductase/NADH oxidase; translated protein: MAPGSTAPDLVTGAAPAGSPSALFTPLRLRGVTLPNRVAMAPMCQYSAGPDGLPTDWHRIHLGARAVGGAGLVLTEATAVLPQGRISPQDTGLWSDAHVDAWRPITAFVAGQGAVPAVQLAHAGFKASTYRPWSERRGGVPDAEGGWTPVGPGTEAFAPAYRIPTALDADGIAVVVDAFAAASARAVAAGFEAVELHAAHGYLLHEFLSPLSNQRTDSYGGDLANRMRLPLEVARAVRAAVGPRVPVLARISATDWVSDGWSVADSVLLATELAAAGVDLVDCSSGGVVPSAAVPVGPGYQVPLAARIRREAGVPTGAVGLITEPEQAEEIVAGGQADLVLLGRELLRDPYWPQRAAARLGADPDRPAQYLRAWE
- a CDS encoding DUF998 domain-containing protein, translated to MRRTLVARGAAACLLTGVVVVTLAVVAGPTSPLTGYVSEAGVGSSGYATAYRIGIFSVAIGLFLLAAAVPPTLRPAALLLAVGAAGTGLSASVSCTAGCPLPPFEPTTTPDLVHGSGSILAVACVVFAMLVVAWSDIGEPVLRRLGLVGASLALPLSATIGLAMLTVGRGALVGSVERALLLVIALWAIGSALTAGFDRGDMSTRRPVGSAARDRGGS
- the pcaF gene encoding 3-oxoadipyl-CoA thiolase, which gives rise to MTAAYLVSGVRTPIGRYAGALAGVRPDDLAAHVIRELVARHRTVDWAAVDDVVLGCANQAGEDNRNVARMATLLAGLPDAVPGTTVNRLCGSGLDAVGIAARAIIAGQADLVVAGGVESMSRAPFVMPKATTPFSRAAEIYDTTLGWRFVNPLMQRGWGTDAMPETAENVAAEYGVDRAAQDAFAYRSQQRAARAQTSGRLAEEIVPIEVPAGRRETRTVALDEHPRETSIERLAALPTPFRDGGTVTAGNSSGVNDGAAAVLVASAEAVRRYGLTPLARITGSAAAGVPPRVMGMGPVPATNRLLDRLGIGIGDIDLVELNEAFAAQAVAVLRELGLPEDAEHVNPNGGAIALGHPLGASGARLALTAALELNHRGARRALCTMCIGVGQGIALMLESID